In Scyliorhinus torazame isolate Kashiwa2021f chromosome 9, sScyTor2.1, whole genome shotgun sequence, a single window of DNA contains:
- the LOC140429843 gene encoding neuroendocrine protein 7B2-like, with protein sequence MPSATMFRVVLLTAVTWALTSAHGSQDPAKVSEADIQRLLHGVMEQLGIARPRVEYPAHQATNLVGPQSIEGGAHEGLQHLGPYGNIPNIVAELTGDNIPKNFNQEQGYPDPPNPCPLGRKAADGCLEDTPDTAKFSNDYQVHQRLFDPQHDYPVMGKWNKNVMYGNVKGTPGRRRRSVNPYLQGKRLNNVVAKKSAPHFSEEDRRANE encoded by the exons ATGCCCTCAGCTACCATGTTCAGGGTGGTGCTGCTGACAGCGGTAACCTGGGCTCTAACATCAGCTCACGGCTCCCAGGATCCGGCCAAGGTGTCCGAGGCGGACATCCAGCGATTGCTGCACGGCGTCATGGAGCAGTTGGGCATTGCTCGGCCAAGAGTGGAATACCCGGCGCACCAAGCCACCAATCTGGTCGGACCACAGAGTATTGAAG GAGGAGCTCATGAAGGATTGCAACACCTGGGCCCCTACGGCAACATTCCCAACATCGTGGCCGAGCTTACCGGAGATAACATACCAAAGAATTTTAATCAGGAGCAGGGTTATCCTGATCCACCTAACCCTTGTCCTTTGGGAAGAAAAG CTGCTGATGGATGCTTGGAAGATACACCTGACACAGCCAAATTCAGCAATGATTACCAAGTCCATCAGCGCCTCTTTGATCCACAGCATGATTACCCAGTGATGGGAAAGTGG AACAAGAATGTGATGTACGGAAATGTGAAAGGAACcccaggaaggaggaggagg AGTGTGAACCCATACCTGCAAGGGAAGAGACTCAACAACGTTGTCGCCAAGAAATCAGCTCCTCATTTCTCTGAAGAGGACAGACGCGCCAATGAGTAG